Part of the Nicotiana sylvestris chromosome 2, ASM39365v2, whole genome shotgun sequence genome, TTTCTGGTGGAGGCGGATGGGTTCTTGGGTTGTTTGGCCATTGACGGATAGTGGTTTGAGCATAGCTTTGGAGAAGGGTTTTCTAGATGATAGGGATGAAAGTGATTGAAAAGGGATCTCCACCTTAAGAAGATAACCTTCTGACGGTTGAGTACAGAAAAGGAAAAGACGTCAATTGAATAGACGTGATGATTGGCTTTCCAACTTTGAACGATGAAACTGATGtgaaaggagaagaaaagagagggaaaatggAGGCGTAATAAATGCAAAAGTAAAAGACAATTATTAAACCTACAAAAGTAACCGTATTACACATAGGTCCTACAGGTTATTATTCAAGCAAGTAATGCCAAGTAATTTTCTTAAAGCACAAAATCTATCCTCTAATAACGGCTTAGTAAAAATATCTGCTAACTGATCAATTGTTCCAACAAAAGATATTTCTATAtctcccttaagaacatgatctctaataaaaTAATGCTTGATATCTATATGCTTTGCTCTAGAATGATGCACAGGATTTTTTGAAAGACAAATAGCACTTGAATTATCACAAAAAATTTGTATAGGTTTAAAGGAAAGTTCATAGTCACCCAGTTGATGGGACATCCACAGTAATTGTGCACAACATTATCCAATAGCAATATAttcagcttcagtggtagatAATGCAACTGATGCTTGTTTTTTTTTTACTGTTCCAAGATATCAATGCATTTCCAAGTAATTGACATGTACCACTTGTGCTCTTTCTATCTTCCTTATCACCTGCAAGGTCAGCATCTGAAAAACCTTCTAATTTAAAAGAGTAAGAGCGAGGATACCATAGTCCATGGGAGACAGTCCCAATGAGATATCAAATGATTCTCTTTACTGCAGTCATATGAGATTCCTTAGGAGTTGACTGAAACCTGGCACATTTACACACACTAAATATAATATCCGGTCAACTTGCAGTCAGATACAATAATGagccaatcattccacgatactTAGTTTCATCAACAGGGATTCCCTGTTCATCTTTGTCTAGACTCATTGAAGGACTCATTGGTGTGCCAATTTTTTATTGCTCATGCAAAATTTTTGAATCAGTTCCTTTGTGTATTTGGTCTGACATATAAAGGTTCCTTCTTCAGATTGTTGAATTTGAAGTCCAAGGAAGAATGTTAGctctcccatcatgctcatttagAATTCactttgcataagatttgaaaattccttgcacataagagtgttagcactaccaaatataatatcatcaacGTAAATCTGAATAATGAGATTACCTTCAGTTGATCTTTTAATATGCAAGGTAGTGTCTACTTTACCTCTTGTGAAGCCATGATCAATAAGAAAAGAGCTAAGTCTATCATACCATGCACGTGgagcttgctttagtccatataGTGCCTTAGTGAGCTTATATACATGATAGGGAAACTTTGAATCTACAAACCCAGGCGGTTGTTTCACGTATACTTCTTCCTCAATAAATCCGTTCAAAAAGGCACTTTTGATGTCCATCTGAAACAACCTAAATCCTTTAAACGATGCATATGCCAGAAGAATTCGTATAGACTCCAAGCGAGCTACTGGAGAGAAAGTTTCGGCATAGTCGACTCCTTCCTGTTGTGAATATCCCTGAGCAACTAATCTGGCCTTATTCCTTACGACCTTTCCATCTTCATTCAATTTATTTCTAAAGACCCACTTTGTTCCGATTACAGAAATATTTTCAGGTTTGGGTATCAGTTTTCCCACTtgatttttgccaaactgatctAACTCTTCCTGCATTGCCCGTACCCAACTTGAATCTTTTAGAgcttcctctatcttctttggttcAACTTGAGAGGTTAATGCTAAATTTGCTTTCTTTTTGAGAGCTCCCCTGGTTTTTATTCCTTCATTTGGATCCCCTATGATGAATTTTTGAGGATATTCGGGTTCGCTCCTCCATTCATTTGGACGCACTACATTAGTTGTCGACTCGATCGGATGATCTGGTACACTGCCGTTGATTTCATTAGTTGACTCTATCGTAACAGATTTATCAGTTGACTCTTGAGATTTGCTTGTCTCTTGAGTTTCTTGAGCTTGATCTTCATCACCTGCAGTAATTCCTTTCTCGACCAAGGGGTTATTTTCATCGAATATAACATGTACAGATTCTTTCACACATAATGTGCATTAATGATAGACTCTAAAAGATCTACTGTTTAATGAGTAACTTAGAAAAATATCTTCATCACTTCTTGGATCGAATTTTCCAAGGTTGTCCTTACTGTTATTGTGAATAAAATACTTACTTCTAAAGGGATGAAAGTAACTGATATTGGGACGTTTACCTTTCCATAGTTCATAAGGAGTCTTCTTCAGAATGGGCCTTATGAGACATTGGTTGAGAATGTGACATGTTGTACTTACACCTTCTGCCCAAAAGTGATTTGGCAGTGAGTGATCTAGTAATATAGTTCTTGCCATGTCTTGGAGGGTTCTGTTTTTCCTCTCAACAACCCCATTTTGCTGTGGTGATCGTGGTGTAGAGAAATTATGAGTGTATCCCTGATCATTATAGAAGTCTTCAAATTCTCTACTTTCAAATTCTCCTTCATGATCATTCTGAATTGTTGAAATCAGATATTccttttctctttcaaccttTTTGTAGAAAATCTCAAAATTTCTTAATGCTTCATCTTTTTCCTGGGAGGATTGTTTTACCTGTCTCGTCTTCAATAGCACAGcctgttttcttaaaatttacctcatatcCTGAGTCACATAGTTGACTTATGCTTATGAGATTGTAGTTGAGTCCATCGATGAGATAAACTTCAGTAATGTCACAATTGTTATTAAAGGGAATTGTTTCAGTACCAATTATCTTTCCCTTTGAGTCATCCCCAAACTTAACGCTTACTCCAtcaatttttttaacttttttgaaCAGATTTTTATCACATGTCATGTGACTGGAACACTCTAAGTACCATTTCCTTTTCGGCTTATTCTGTGGTGTTCCTGCAAAATATAGTGATTActtccggtgaggaggtgtgagcgactggcggtagtgggcacgcggagaggtagaggacgacctaagaagtatgggggagaggtgatcagacaggacatggcacgacttaggattactgaggacatggcccttgacagggaattatggaggtcgagtattaaggttgtaggttaggggagagttgtgaatatttctacagcacaatagagtgagactagccagttaggagttagactaagaatgtcattggtcgtctattgatgcagggctttacctgctagttttactataccagccatctttttcgtattttgtattctgtatttcatatctattgtattgctgttattttattatgcatttataTGGTACTAATATAGCGGCTTCTGttgctttttgagccgagggtctcctggaaatatcctctctacccttcggggtaggggtaaggtctgcgtacatattaccctccccagaccccacttgtgggattatactgggttgttgttgttgttgttgtttcttttaggtacccaagcttgctTGGGTCCTGAAGGGTTAGTATTGCTAGATTCAGAATTGTTTTTTGGTTTCCAAACCCATCCTGAAACATTTGCTTTACGAAAGCGACAAAAGGAATATTTATGTCCACTTTTGTTATAGTAGTGACACGTAACTCCTGACCCACCTTTAGGTCTTTCATTAGTGTTAGTACTAGTGGACTTTGTTCTGGCTGGTTCTTTTCTAGTTGACTTGTAAGTCACCTGGTTTGACCTGACAGAACTGTGACTGGTGGATTTGCGCATGCCATTGAGTTGCATTTGCAATTCCTCAAATTCTTCTTGAAGTACTTCATTTTCAATTTCCCATACTTCATATTTGAGTTTCCAGTCTTTGACTTCTTTATTTAGTCTCTTAAGctcattcatcattttttgagaCTCTTTCAAAGTTAAGTCAAGAATATCCTGTAATTCATTGCATCTTTCACAGTTATAAGATCTTACCTCACTTGTTTCACCTCGTGCCATGAAACAGTTCTCATTGTCATCTTTGCATTCATCATCTGAGGTGTCCTCATCCGTCCAGCATCCTGAGGATTTGTTCATCTCGTTTTCCAGAATCGTCATGAAGCAACGATTTGCTATCTCTTTGTGTTCTGAACTGTTTTCATCACTCCAACTTCCAAAAGATTTGTTCTTGTTAAGGCCTCTGGATTTTTTTTAGATCTGGGCACTCAGCTTGAATGTGTCCAAAtcttccacactcatagcatttTCCATCATTCTTGTCCTGTTCGTTGTATTGCCTGGATCGCCTAGGTGAAATTCTTCCTTTTCTCGTATTTCTGAATCTTCTCATTAAGCCATCCATGTTTCTTGATAGCATAGCAATCTCTTCTCGTAGAGCTTCAGGATCATCATCGATTTCATTTTTAGCTATTTCAGTTGAGGCCTTGAATGcgactattttccttttttcttcttgactAGTTTTCTTGAGATGTGTCTTTTCAAAGGCTATGAGTTCTCCTCATAGTTcatcatataacaacaacaacaacaacggcccagtataatcccacaagtggggtctggggagggtaatatgtacgcaaaccttacccctaccccgaagggtagaaagactgtttccaggagaccctcggctcaaaaaaagcaacaggagccaatatattagtaccataaaaatgcataataaaataacagcaatataagagatatgaaatacagaatacgaaatacgaaatagatggccggtatagtaaaactagcaggtaaagccctgcatcaatagacgaccaatgacattcttagtctaactcctaactggctagtctcactctattgtgctgtagaaatattcacaagtttcccctaacctacaaccttaatgctcgacctccataattccatgtcaagggccatgtcctcagtaatcgtAGTTCATCATAGGATAACTTATTTAGATCCTGAGATTCAAGTGTGACTACTTTGGTCTGCCAAGTGATTGGTAGGCTTCTGAGAATTTTTTCTAACTTGATCACCACTCATATATGGTTTGCCAAATGCTTTTAGATcgctaattattttgctgaatctgACAAACATCTCTTCAATAGACTCTCCTTCTTTCATTAAAAAGAGTTCGTAATCATGAACCAACATGTTGATATGTGTTTCCTTTACTTTGCTGGTTCCTTCATATGTAACCTCAAGCTTGTCCCACATTTCTTTGGTTGTGTCACAGCTAGAGATTTTCTCATACTTTTCACTACTTATGGCATTATAAAGCAGGTTTCTCGCTTTATTGTTAACTTGTACCACTTCCATTTGCTCTTTTATATATGAGTCTATATCTTCAGGATCAGCAAGTGGTGGAGTAGTAGCTGACAGGGGATAGTTTCCCTTTTTGATGACTCTCCAAACTTTAACAT contains:
- the LOC104236639 gene encoding uncharacterized protein codes for the protein MEIYAKAYDVKVWRVIKKGNYPLSATTPPLADPEDIDSYIKEQMEVVQVNNKARNLLYNAISSEKYEKISSCDTTKEMWDKLEVTYEGTSKVKETHINMLVHDYELFLMKEGESIEEMFVRFSKIISDLKAFGKPYMSGDQVRKNSQKPTNHLADQSSHT